Proteins from one Bradyrhizobium sp. CB82 genomic window:
- a CDS encoding SDR family oxidoreductase, whose amino-acid sequence MSTTNQRKDVPKKVLITGASGLLGVAAIERFLDAGWEVVGVSRREPELPSGRNVDFLSVDLRDQEKTRAAFEPLTDVTHIAYTALHEKPELVAGWSSKDQIETNNAMLRNVVESIVRGARNFQHISILQGTKVYGVHLHPIPIPARERDARKDHPNFFFDQEAYVGEMGAKHGFNYTALRPQLVTGPTPGALNVLPAIGVYAAIRRERGEPFGFPGGPSFVWEAADADLVADVAVWAAQSPQAANEAFNITNGDVFEWRNVWPGIAETLGAETGPDAPTSVTAYLAENAAIWDKIVAKYGLRSRNLRELVGQGDQHADFAFAYGAPAGPRAFVSTIKLRQAGFAKTVDTETSFRNALQSLIDRKFLPPASK is encoded by the coding sequence ATGAGCACGACCAATCAGAGAAAAGACGTCCCGAAGAAGGTATTGATCACAGGTGCAAGCGGCCTGCTGGGCGTCGCGGCCATCGAGAGATTTCTGGACGCGGGTTGGGAGGTGGTCGGTGTCTCGCGCCGTGAGCCAGAGCTGCCGAGCGGCCGCAACGTCGACTTTCTGTCGGTCGATTTGCGTGACCAGGAAAAGACCCGCGCCGCATTCGAACCGCTGACCGACGTCACGCACATCGCCTATACGGCTCTCCACGAAAAGCCCGAGCTGGTCGCCGGCTGGTCGAGCAAGGATCAGATCGAGACCAACAATGCCATGCTGCGCAACGTGGTCGAGTCCATCGTCCGCGGCGCCAGGAATTTCCAGCACATCAGCATCCTGCAGGGGACGAAGGTCTATGGCGTGCACCTGCATCCCATTCCCATCCCGGCTCGCGAACGTGATGCCCGCAAGGATCACCCGAACTTCTTCTTCGATCAGGAGGCCTATGTCGGCGAGATGGGTGCCAAGCACGGTTTCAACTACACGGCTCTGCGCCCGCAGCTCGTCACCGGTCCGACCCCAGGGGCTCTGAACGTTCTCCCTGCCATCGGAGTCTATGCGGCGATCCGCCGCGAGAGGGGGGAGCCGTTCGGCTTCCCGGGAGGTCCGTCATTCGTTTGGGAAGCCGCCGATGCAGATCTCGTTGCAGACGTGGCGGTCTGGGCCGCCCAATCGCCGCAGGCAGCGAACGAGGCTTTCAACATCACCAATGGCGATGTGTTCGAGTGGCGTAATGTGTGGCCGGGTATCGCCGAGACTCTCGGTGCAGAGACGGGACCGGACGCGCCGACGAGCGTGACGGCCTACCTCGCCGAAAACGCCGCGATCTGGGACAAGATTGTCGCGAAGTATGGTCTTCGCTCGCGGAACCTGCGGGAGCTGGTCGGTCAAGGAGACCAGCATGCGGACTTCGCGTTCGCCTATGGCGCCCCGGCGGGACCGCGAGCCTTCGTGAGTACCATCAAGCTGCGCCAGGCCGGGTTCGCAAAGACGGTCGATACCGAGACCTCGTTCCGCAACGCGCTGCAGTCTCTGATCGACCGCAAATTCCTGCCTCCGGCGTCCAAATGA
- a CDS encoding D-2-hydroxyacid dehydrogenase family protein, with protein sequence MKVAILDDYQNVALRLADWSGVRQHAEITVFNDHVADPSAVIERLQPFDVVCIMRERTPLPREILQQLPNLKLIASTGPRNASIDGQAATDLGIAVTATGYDSTPTIEFTWSLILANMRGIDREAASLKAGGWQTGLGSNLRGKTLSVVGLGNIGKEVARIALAFGMKVIAWSQNLTEETASAAGATRVEKPTLFREADVVTVHLVLSRRTTGLIGRSEFALMKPTARLVNTSRGPIVDEAALIEALQARRIASAAVDVFDIEPLPIDHPFRKLENVLATPHIGYVTEDLYRTFYGDAAANITKWLEANAAA encoded by the coding sequence TGACTGGTCTGGCGTCCGCCAGCACGCCGAGATCACCGTGTTCAACGACCACGTGGCCGACCCCTCGGCCGTCATCGAACGGTTGCAGCCGTTCGATGTGGTTTGCATCATGCGTGAGCGGACGCCGCTTCCAAGGGAGATCCTGCAGCAGCTCCCGAACCTCAAGCTGATAGCTTCGACGGGACCGCGAAACGCGTCCATCGACGGCCAGGCCGCGACCGATCTCGGCATCGCGGTCACCGCGACGGGCTACGACTCGACCCCGACCATCGAGTTCACCTGGTCGCTGATCCTGGCGAACATGCGGGGCATCGACCGAGAGGCGGCGTCGCTCAAGGCGGGGGGATGGCAGACCGGTCTCGGCTCGAACCTGCGGGGCAAAACGCTCTCGGTCGTTGGGTTGGGCAACATCGGAAAAGAAGTCGCGCGGATCGCTCTTGCCTTTGGCATGAAGGTGATCGCCTGGAGCCAGAACCTGACCGAGGAGACGGCCAGTGCCGCCGGCGCTACCCGCGTCGAAAAGCCGACCCTGTTTCGCGAGGCGGACGTCGTCACGGTGCATCTCGTCCTGAGCAGGCGCACCACAGGCCTGATCGGGCGGTCCGAGTTCGCCCTGATGAAGCCGACGGCGAGACTCGTCAACACATCGCGCGGTCCGATCGTGGACGAAGCGGCTCTGATCGAAGCGCTGCAGGCGCGCCGGATCGCCAGCGCCGCCGTCGATGTGTTCGACATCGAGCCGTTGCCTATCGATCATCCCTTCCGGAAACTGGAGAACGTCCTGGCGACGCCTCACATCGGCTACGTGACCGAAGATCTCTATCGGACCTTCTACGGCGATGCCGCAGCCAACATCACGAAGTGGCTCGAGGCCAACGCGGCTGCGTAA